From Endozoicomonas sp. 8E, the proteins below share one genomic window:
- a CDS encoding uroporphyrinogen-III synthase, whose translation MINSREIRALVTRPAELAEPLVAMIQSLGAMAWSLPMIQIQPLAESQTLRDRILQLDHYSKVIVISQNAARLGLEHIENYWPQMPLKIHWYAVGPKTRRWLKNNDIEATCPEIRQKPGDSEALLRLESLQQVSGEKILILKGKGGRELLETTLRNRGAQVDCLELYERRKPDYPKDYLNRLIKDHAINVILTSSGEILANTVGYLSPALSQECYLVVPSDRIARMPEAQAFKRVYTARGADNHAMVSVLNLINSEGLT comes from the coding sequence ATGATAAACAGCCGTGAGATCAGGGCTTTGGTTACTCGCCCCGCAGAGCTGGCAGAACCACTGGTTGCCATGATTCAGAGCCTGGGAGCCATGGCATGGTCTTTACCGATGATCCAAATCCAACCGCTGGCAGAAAGTCAGACGCTGCGAGACCGGATTTTACAGCTGGATCATTACAGCAAAGTCATTGTGATCAGTCAGAATGCCGCCAGGCTGGGTCTGGAACATATAGAGAATTACTGGCCACAAATGCCTTTGAAAATCCACTGGTATGCCGTCGGCCCAAAAACACGACGATGGCTTAAGAATAATGACATTGAGGCTACTTGCCCGGAAATACGACAAAAGCCCGGGGACAGCGAAGCACTGTTGCGACTGGAGAGCCTGCAGCAGGTCAGTGGAGAAAAAATACTGATTCTGAAAGGAAAAGGTGGCAGAGAGCTTTTGGAGACCACCCTCAGAAATCGGGGAGCCCAGGTGGATTGCCTGGAACTTTATGAACGCCGGAAGCCCGATTACCCGAAAGATTATCTGAACAGGCTGATCAAAGATCATGCTATTAATGTCATACTGACCAGCAGTGGTGAGATTCTGGCCAATACTGTGGGCTACCTTTCTCCGGCTTTAAGTCAGGAGTGCTATCTGGTGGTTCCCAGCGATAGAATTGCCAGAATGCCAGAGGCTCAAGCATTCAAACGGGTTTATACCGCCCGGGGCGCCGACAATCACGCCATGGTCTCGGTACTGAACCTGATTAACAGCGAAGGGTTAACGTGA
- the hemC gene encoding hydroxymethylbilane synthase — MKIIRIATRKSALALWQAEYVKERLEHFHPGIRVELVKMTSQGDRILDSPLAKIGGKGLFVKELETAMLESRADIAVHSMKDVPMEFPKGLELGVICPRENPLDAFVSNTYNQLSDLPEGAIVGTSSLRRQCQILAKRPDLKIEFLRGNVNTRLAKLDDGQYDAIILAAAGLIRLGMKNRIKTALPPELSLPAAGQGAVGIEIRSDDESIKQFLAPLHHEETATRVLAERAMNRKLNGGCQVPIGCYSELINDQLYIRGLVGQPDGKVILSAEVYCAPSDGEKGGVRLAESLLAQGADRILAELLH; from the coding sequence ATGAAAATCATCCGCATCGCGACAAGAAAAAGTGCCCTGGCCCTCTGGCAGGCTGAATATGTAAAAGAGCGTCTGGAGCACTTTCACCCGGGTATCCGGGTGGAGCTGGTGAAGATGACCAGCCAGGGTGATCGGATTCTGGATTCACCTCTGGCCAAAATCGGTGGCAAGGGCCTGTTTGTAAAAGAATTGGAAACGGCTATGCTGGAGAGCAGGGCTGATATCGCCGTTCACTCCATGAAAGACGTACCTATGGAGTTTCCAAAAGGGCTTGAGCTGGGTGTTATCTGCCCTCGCGAAAACCCACTGGATGCATTCGTTTCCAACACCTACAACCAGCTGAGCGATCTGCCTGAGGGCGCCATCGTGGGTACATCCAGCCTGCGCCGCCAATGCCAGATTCTGGCAAAAAGACCGGATCTAAAGATTGAATTCCTGCGGGGCAACGTTAACACACGTCTGGCCAAGTTGGACGATGGCCAATACGACGCCATTATTCTTGCAGCGGCAGGATTGATCAGACTGGGGATGAAAAATCGGATCAAAACGGCCCTGCCCCCTGAACTGAGTCTGCCAGCGGCGGGTCAGGGTGCGGTGGGTATTGAGATTCGTTCTGACGATGAATCGATCAAACAGTTTCTGGCCCCGTTGCATCATGAAGAAACGGCAACACGAGTCCTTGCAGAACGAGCCATGAACCGAAAATTAAATGGCGGCTGTCAGGTACCCATTGGTTGCTACTCTGAACTCATCAACGACCAGCTCTACATCCGGGGCCTTGTGGGTCAACCGGATGGCAAAGTCATACTGAGCGCAGAAGTCTATTGTGCACCTTCCGATGGCGAGAAAGGCGGTGTCCGGTTGGCTGAATCCTTACTGGCACAGGGTGCGGACCGAATTCTCGCAGAGTTGCTGCATTAA
- a CDS encoding LytTR family DNA-binding domain-containing protein, which yields MNILITDDEPLARDRLRHLLGRLEGFQALEYDAGNGIEALELCRKYQPDIVLMDIRMPVMGGLEAAAHISKLERPPAIIFCTAYDTHAIEAFQVQAVGYLLKPVKLEDLQQALTGAAKVNRLQLASLKDDLNDNARSHIAAKTLRGIELVPLDDIYYFMADSKYITVYHKNGEVLIDDPLKDLESEFNSRFVRIHRNALVARKAIERMIRDEQGHYSIQLSGVEKPLSVSRRHVPLMKKFMQSL from the coding sequence ATGAACATACTGATCACCGATGATGAACCGCTGGCAAGAGACCGTCTGCGACACCTGTTGGGACGTTTAGAGGGCTTCCAGGCTCTGGAGTACGATGCAGGTAACGGCATTGAAGCCCTTGAACTTTGTCGTAAATACCAGCCAGACATTGTCTTGATGGATATTCGTATGCCTGTTATGGGAGGCCTGGAGGCAGCCGCTCATATCAGCAAGCTGGAGCGTCCACCTGCTATCATTTTCTGCACCGCTTATGACACTCACGCCATTGAAGCTTTTCAGGTTCAGGCGGTTGGCTACCTGCTGAAGCCTGTCAAGCTTGAAGATCTGCAACAAGCGCTGACCGGAGCCGCTAAAGTTAATCGATTGCAGCTGGCCAGCCTCAAAGATGATCTGAATGATAACGCCCGCAGTCATATCGCTGCCAAGACACTCAGAGGAATAGAGCTGGTTCCTCTGGATGATATCTACTACTTTATGGCAGACAGCAAATACATCACGGTTTATCACAAAAACGGTGAAGTGCTCATTGATGACCCACTGAAAGACTTGGAGTCCGAGTTTAATTCCAGATTTGTTCGAATCCACAGGAACGCTCTGGTGGCCAGAAAAGCCATAGAGAGGATGATTCGTGACGAGCAGGGTCACTACTCTATCCAGCTCAGTGGTGTCGAAAAGCCTCTTTCAGTAAGCCGTCGGCATGTGCCACTGATGAAGAAGTTTATGCAATCGCTGTGA
- a CDS encoding sensor histidine kinase, whose protein sequence is MPFKTTRIQDEDDFFLPDLCSPGAVFMLVLVSELFVLIQVLTLPGPGDLDWNRLAMTSMFVQWISLVSGAVLCRLRPILKRQKLTVIISSCLAVVATITLLFTLAAQWFLWRDAFIETYPEWTQLIRHVTVALIITTMLLRYFYVQQEARKEQKASHAARFEALQARIRPHFLFNSMNIIASLIHIDQDKAEQAVEDLSDLFRSSLQDHGKNITLSREIELCQRYLRIEQHRLGNRLQTRWNIELTPEDVDIPPLTLQPIVENAVYHGIQPLEKGGTVSVDIRRSNDNITIRVRNPVQSSPSSFAKGAQGNQLALANIRSRLNMLFGNKASVEAQLFEGESGNTQEFETLITYPYGGDNHEHTDHR, encoded by the coding sequence TTGCCATTTAAAACCACCAGGATCCAGGATGAAGACGACTTTTTCCTGCCGGATTTATGCTCTCCCGGTGCCGTCTTTATGCTGGTTCTGGTCTCTGAGCTTTTTGTCCTGATTCAGGTACTCACTTTACCCGGTCCGGGTGATCTTGACTGGAACCGTCTGGCCATGACGTCCATGTTTGTCCAGTGGATCTCTCTGGTCTCAGGCGCTGTTCTTTGCCGACTCAGGCCCATTCTGAAGCGTCAGAAGCTGACGGTTATCATCAGCAGCTGTCTTGCCGTCGTGGCTACTATCACTCTGCTATTCACTCTCGCAGCACAATGGTTTCTGTGGCGGGATGCTTTTATTGAAACCTATCCGGAATGGACCCAGCTGATCAGGCATGTCACCGTTGCTCTCATCATCACAACCATGCTGCTGCGCTATTTCTATGTTCAACAGGAAGCCAGAAAAGAGCAGAAAGCCAGCCACGCCGCTCGCTTTGAGGCTTTGCAGGCTCGAATCCGCCCTCACTTTCTTTTTAATTCGATGAATATCATTGCCAGTCTGATTCATATTGACCAGGACAAGGCCGAGCAGGCCGTTGAAGATTTGTCGGACCTCTTTCGCTCCAGCCTTCAGGATCATGGCAAGAATATTACTCTGAGTCGGGAGATCGAGCTCTGTCAGCGCTATTTGAGAATTGAACAGCACAGGCTGGGAAACCGTCTGCAAACCCGGTGGAATATTGAGTTAACCCCTGAAGACGTTGACATTCCGCCCCTTACTCTGCAGCCCATTGTTGAAAATGCGGTTTATCATGGCATCCAGCCACTGGAAAAAGGTGGCACTGTGAGTGTAGATATTCGCAGGAGCAACGATAACATCACTATCAGAGTCCGAAACCCGGTCCAGAGTAGCCCTTCCAGCTTTGCCAAAGGGGCTCAGGGGAATCAGTTGGCTCTGGCAAATATCCGCTCCCGACTGAATATGCTTTTTGGTAACAAAGCCAGTGTAGAAGCTCAGCTGTTTGAGGGTGAGAGTGGAAATACCCAGGAGTTTGAAACATTGATCACTTACCCTTACGGTGGCGATAACCATGAACATACTGATCACCGATGA
- the argH gene encoding argininosuccinate lyase — protein MSDSSNQQWGGRFSEGVDAFVARFTASIDFDRRLYRHDIEGSMAHARMLQKSGILSQDELSAILDGLESILKDIENNNIDWSIELEDIHMNIEARLTDRIGDAGKKLHTGRSRNDQVATDIRLWLREEIDHIADELKRLQTGLVNLAEQEADTIMPGFTHLQTAQPVTFGHHLMAWYEMLVRDSERLQDCRKRVNVSPLGAAALAGTTYPIDREFTAKALGFDRPSRNSLDSVSDRDFAIEFCSVGALLMTHLSRMSEELVLWTSAQFDFIDLPDRFCTGSSIMPQKKNPDVPELVRGKTGRVNGHLVSLLTLMKSQPLAYNKDNQEDKEPLFDTVDTLKDCLRAFADMVPHIQSRKANMKEAARRGFSTATDLADYLVRQGMPFRNAHEVVGKAVAYGIEKNKDLSEMTLEELTVFSDSIKEDVFDVLTLEGSVAARDHIGGTAPGQVRLAVKQALSQ, from the coding sequence ATGTCTGATAGCAGCAATCAGCAGTGGGGCGGAAGGTTCAGCGAGGGGGTGGATGCATTTGTCGCTCGATTCACCGCCTCCATTGATTTTGATCGTCGCCTTTATCGTCACGATATTGAAGGCTCGATGGCTCACGCTCGAATGCTGCAAAAATCAGGCATTCTGAGTCAGGATGAGCTGTCTGCCATTCTCGATGGACTCGAAAGCATCCTGAAAGATATCGAAAACAACAACATCGACTGGTCTATCGAGCTGGAAGATATTCATATGAATATTGAAGCCAGACTGACAGACAGAATTGGTGATGCGGGTAAGAAACTGCACACTGGTCGTTCCAGAAACGATCAGGTGGCGACCGATATCCGTCTGTGGCTCAGGGAAGAAATTGACCATATAGCTGATGAGTTAAAGCGTTTGCAGACAGGTCTGGTCAATCTGGCAGAGCAGGAAGCTGACACCATTATGCCGGGCTTCACTCATCTGCAAACCGCACAACCCGTGACATTTGGACATCACCTGATGGCTTGGTATGAAATGCTGGTAAGAGACAGCGAGCGTCTGCAGGACTGCAGAAAGCGGGTCAACGTATCACCTTTGGGAGCGGCTGCACTGGCGGGTACAACTTATCCGATTGATCGTGAATTCACTGCCAAGGCTCTGGGTTTTGATCGCCCATCCAGAAACTCATTGGATTCTGTCAGTGACAGGGACTTCGCCATCGAGTTTTGCTCGGTGGGTGCACTGCTGATGACGCACCTGTCGCGTATGTCGGAAGAGCTGGTACTTTGGACATCGGCTCAATTTGATTTTATTGATCTGCCTGATCGTTTCTGTACCGGTTCATCCATCATGCCTCAGAAGAAAAACCCGGATGTACCCGAACTGGTAAGAGGTAAGACAGGAAGGGTGAATGGCCACCTGGTCAGCCTGCTGACGCTGATGAAATCTCAGCCACTGGCCTACAACAAAGACAATCAGGAAGATAAAGAACCACTGTTTGATACCGTAGATACCCTCAAAGACTGCCTGCGAGCCTTTGCCGATATGGTTCCGCATATCCAGTCCAGGAAAGCAAACATGAAAGAAGCCGCTCGCCGCGGATTCAGCACCGCGACCGATCTGGCAGACTACCTGGTCAGACAGGGCATGCCATTTCGCAATGCCCACGAAGTGGTTGGCAAAGCAGTGGCCTATGGCATTGAGAAGAACAAGGACTTGTCAGAGATGACTCTGGAAGAACTCACGGTTTTCTCAGACTCTATTAAGGAAGATGTGTTCGATGTGTTGACGCTGGAAGGGTCTGTTGCTGCGAGGGATCATATAGGCGGGACTGCGCCGGGGCAGGTGAGGTTGGCTGTGAAGCAGGCTCTAAGTCAGTAA
- a CDS encoding Fic/DOC family N-terminal domain-containing protein: MAPPYQPTDLPLPRENELETRQVLKKLALAHRHLAELKGVVRSIPNETILISTLTLQEAKDSSEVENIVTTHDELFKNNLTASPYNPATKEVKNYARALSRGFDTVRKTGMLRFQDILDIQQTLEENRAGLRKLPGTELKNISTGEVVYTATKNLT; the protein is encoded by the coding sequence GTGGCCCCCCCTTACCAACCGACAGATCTGCCCCTGCCCCGGGAAAATGAGCTGGAAACACGGCAGGTATTAAAAAAACTGGCTTTAGCCCACCGGCATCTGGCAGAACTGAAAGGTGTAGTACGCTCCATTCCCAATGAAACCATTTTGATCAGCACCCTGACGCTTCAGGAAGCCAAAGACAGCTCAGAAGTGGAGAATATTGTCACAACTCATGATGAACTGTTTAAAAACAACCTGACGGCGTCACCCTACAACCCTGCAACCAAAGAAGTTAAAAATTACGCCAGAGCATTGAGCCGCGGCTTCGACACCGTCAGGAAAACGGGGATGCTTCGCTTTCAGGACATTCTTGATATTCAGCAAACACTGGAAGAAAACCGGGCAGGCTTACGCAAATTGCCTGGTACCGAACTAAAAAACATCTCTACGGGTGAAGTCGTCTATACCGCTACTAAAAATCTAACATAA